The Glycine max cultivar Williams 82 chromosome 12, Glycine_max_v4.0, whole genome shotgun sequence genome window below encodes:
- the LOC112998571 gene encoding myosin-binding protein 3-like: protein MSLEVKMPTVNNHLPSLLELNENEEEKVPYTPTSLESLHQLHKKLLLLERKESGTEESLDGSVISDIEGGEVTIDKLKSALKSERKALSTLYAELEEERSASAIAANQTMAMINRLQEEKAAMQMEALQYQRMMEEQSKYDHEALQLLNELMMKREKEKLELEKELEVYRKKVHEKMMMSRRDGSMRSRTSSPSCSNAEDSDGLSIDLNHEAKEENRFYSHQDQE, encoded by the coding sequence ATGTCACTTGAAGTGAAAATGCCAACAGTAAATAACCATTTGCCATCTTTATTGGAACTTAATGAGAATGAGGAAGAAAAGGTTCCTTACACACCCACTTCTTTAGAGAGTCTACATCAGCTACACAAGAAACTACTTCTCCTTGAGAGGAAAGAATCAGGAACAGAAGAGTCATTGGATGGAAGTGTGATAAGTGATATAGAAGGTGGTGAGGTAACAATTGATAAGTTAAAATCAGCATTGAAATCTGAAAGGAAAGCCTTAAGTACTCTATATGCAGAACTTGAAGAAGAGAGAAGTGCATCTGCTATAGCAGCCAATCAAACAATGGCAATGATAAATAGGCTTCAAGAAGAGAAAGCAGCAATGCAGATGGAAGCCTTGCAGTATCAAAGAATGATGGAAGAACAATCTAAGTATGATCATGAGGCTTTGCAACTCTTGAATGAGCTCATGATGAAGAGGGAgaaagagaagctagagctaGAAAAGGAGCTTGAAGTATATAGAAAGAAGGTTCATGAAAAGATGATGATGTCAAGAAGAGATGGTAGCATGAGAAGCAGAACTTCATCTCCCTCTTGTAGCAATGCTGAAGATAGTGATGGATTGTCCATTGACTTGAATCACGAAGCAAAGG